One window of Pyrus communis chromosome 12, drPyrComm1.1, whole genome shotgun sequence genomic DNA carries:
- the LOC137710964 gene encoding uncharacterized protein → MGKDRGGGGGKQKLRPRNGPDSPSLPCSSSQPERVEPTASTSHSKPRNFIPNPKKPRNPNWVSRNRRGPLVKQQFVKKSEVGSSNDQVGSGRIVETATGQQEEHEEKEEEEEEKERIAIGVGVAGEDVGASESRKSHEDDDYDVVSRLEELQLGVQEPELSDEQLRITDQAQADELLAMESIYGDHFCIFERQGDLRSCQIHIHIEAPGEIAVTTKLNSSDHKTRSNSSDDFSYPFNVQHLPPIILTCILPKSYPSHLPPYFSISVQWLDSSKISDLCSMLDSIWTGQSGQEVMYRWVEWLQNSSLSYLGFDKEIILGPYGVRAAVDRRAVTGSVSPDVDIPFIKSYNDDKLLENFHNNLHECCICFSEYAGTEFIRLPCRHFFCGGCMKTYSDIHVKEGTVHKLQCPDAKCGSMIPPGLLKRLLGDEEFERWDSLMLTKTLESMSDVVYCSRCETPCIADEDQHAQCVKCFFSFCTLCRERRHVGVECMTPELKLRILQERQSSSHLKDDQKRKELEMINEVLSVREILRDAKQCPSCKMAISKTGGCNKMVCENCGHYFCYRCDKEIDGYDHFRDGACELFPQEEIQNWEAQMNPRQVLGQIQAQLFVQNGQVCPNCRQFNAKIGNNNHMFCWACQNHYCYLCKKIVRRGSHHYGPKGCKQHTEG, encoded by the exons ATGGGAAAGgacagaggaggaggaggtggaaaACAAAAGCTCCGACCTCGCAACGGTCCTGACTCACCTTCACTTCCTTGCTCCTCTTCCCAGCCAGAGAGGGTTGAACCCACCGCCTCCACAAGCCACTCTAAACCCCGAAATTTTATCCCAAACCCAAAGAAGCCCAGAAATCCCAATTGGGTTTCACGGAATCGGCGTGGCCCGCTGGTCAAACAGCAGTTTGTGAAGAAATCTGAGGTGGGCTCTTCCAACGATCAAGTGGGGTCTGGGCGTATTGTCGAGACAGCAACTGGGCAGCAAGAAGAAcatgaagaaaaggaagaagaagaagaagaaaaagagagaatcgCTATTGGTGTTGGTGTTGCGGGGGAAGACGTTGGGGCGTCGGAGTCCAGAAAATCTCATGAGGATGATGATTATGATGTGGTGAGTAGATTGGAAGAGTTGCAGCTGGGTGTCCAAGAGCCCGAGTTGTCGGACGAGCAGCTAAGGATCACTGATCAGGCTCAGGCGGATGAG TTGCTCGCTATGGAGTCCATTTATGGAGACCATTTTTGCATTTTTGAAAGACAAGGAGACCTTCGATCATGTCAG ATTCATATACACATCGAAGCTCCTGGTGAAATTGCTGTTACTACAAAGTTGAATTCATCGGATCATAAGACCAGAAGCAACAGTTCTGATGACTTCTCATATCCTTTCAATGTCCAGCATCTTCCACCAATTATATTGACGTGTATATTACCAAAATCATACCCAAGTCACCTACCACCTTATTTTTCAATATCTGTTCAGTGGCTGGATTCTAGTAAAATCTCCGATTTGTGTTCTATGCTGGATTCAATATGGACAGGACAATCAGGACAGGAGGTTATGTACCGATGGGTGGAATGGCTTCAaaattcttctctctcttatctGGGGTTTGATAAAGAAATAATTCTTGGTCCTTATGGTGTAAGGGCTGCTGTAGATAGACGTGCAGTTACAGGAAGTGTTTCTCCAGATGTTGATATTCCGTTTATTAAAAGTTACAACGATGATAAACTACTTGAGAACTTTCACAATAATTTGCACGAGTGCTGCATCTGTTTCAGTGAGTATGCAG GCACTGAGTTTATCAGGCTACCATGCCGGCATTTCTTCTGTGGGGGATGCATGAAGACTTATTCTGACATACATGTCAAGGAAGGCACCGTACACAAACTGCAGTGTCCAGATGCAAAATGTGGGAGTATGATCCCACCAGGTTTGTTAAAACGATTGCTTGGTGATGAAGAGTTTGAACGATGGGATTCCTTAATGTTGACTAAAACACTAGAGTCAATGTCGGATGTCGTGTACTGCTCAAGATGTGAAACTCCCTGCATAGCGGATGAAGACCAGCATGCCCAATGCGTAAAGTGCTTCTTTAGCTTTTGCACACTTTGCAGGGAGCGGCGGCATGTGGGTGTTGAATGTATGACACCAGAGCTTAAGCTTCGTATCTTGCAG GAACGTCAGAGTTCCTCTCACTTGAAGGATGATCAAAAACGCAAAGAACTTGAGATGATCAATGAGGTTCTCAGTGTGAGGGAAATTCTTCGCGATGCAAAGCAATGCCCATCGTGTAAGATGGCAATATCCAAAACTGGGGGCTGCAACAAGATGGTGTGTGAAAACTGTGGGCACTACTTCTGCTACCGCTGTGATAAGGAAATTGACGGATATGATCATTTCAG AGATGGTGCATGTGAACTATTCCCGCAAGAAGAAATTCAGAACTGGGAAGCACAGATGAATCCACGACAGGTTTTGGGTCAGATTCAAGCTCAACTCTTTGTTCAGAATGGTCAGGTGTGCCCCAATTGTCGTCAGTTTAATGCCAAG ATTGGCAATAACAATCACATGTTCTGCTGGGCGTGTCAAAACCACTATTGCTATTTGTGCAAGAAGATCGTGAGGCGAGGCTCTCATCATTACGGACCTAAAGGTTGCAAACAACACACTGAAGGATAG